TATATATCTCATTTCTCAAAGATTGTGACTAAGATTGTTGTTCCCCAATTTTGATTAATTTCGAATTGACATATTGCAGGCTAGTGAGATCATATGGGCATCTCGCTGGGATGTCTACCTTCTTTCTAGCGATAGCCAAATCCATTGGTTCTCAATTGTTAATTCATTGATGATTGTCCTATTCCTTTCTGGTATGGTAGCCATGATCATGATGAGAACCCTTTACAAGGACATAGCAAACTACAATCAGCTTGACAATCAGGATGAGGCCCAGGAAGAAACTGGATGGAAGTTAGTGCATGGTGATGTATTCCGGCCTCCTGTCCATTCAGGCCTCCTTTGTGTTTACGTTGGCACCGGCGTGCAGTTCTTTGGGATGACACTAGTAACCATGATGTTTGCGCTACTTGGATTCTTATCACCTGCAAACCGTGGAGGACTCATGACTGCTATGGTCCTTTTGTGGGTGTTCATGGGTGTACTGGCAGGATACACCTCATCTCGCCTGTACAAGATGTTCAAAGGCACTGAGTGGAAGAAGATCACCCTCAAAACTGCCTTCATGTTTCCTGGTATTATCTTTGCAGTCTTCTTCTTTTTGAATGCCCTCATCTGGGGTGAGAAATCATCTGGTGCTGTTCCTTTCGGAACAATGTTTGCTTTGTTCCTCCTCTGGTTCGGCATCTCTGTGCCACTGGTCTTTGTTGGAAGTTTCTTGGGATTCAAGCAGCCAGCCATTGAGGACCCAGTGAAGACGAACAAGATTCCCAGGCAAATTCCCGAGCAAGCATGGTACCTGCAGCCAGCTTTTGCTATACTTGCTGGTGGCATATTGCCATTTGGGGCTGTCTTTATTGAGCTCTTCTTCATCCTGACATCCATCTGGCTGAACCAGTTCTATTACATCTTTGGCTTCCTCTTCATAGTCTTCATCATCCTCATTGTGACCTGTGCTGAGATCACGATTGTGCTATGCTACTTCCAACTATGCAGCGAGGATTACCACTGGTGGTGGAGGGCATACCTGACTGCGGGCTCATCAGCGCTGTATCTGTTTGCTTATGCTATCTTCTACTTCTTCAACAAGTTGGAGATCACAAAGCTTGTCTCAGGCATCCTGTACTTTGGTTACATGCTGATCATCTCTTATGCCTTCTTCGTGCTGACTGGTACCATTGGCTTCTATGCCTGCTTCTGGTTCGTGAGGAAGATCTATGCTTCTGTGAAGATTGACTGATAGAACCACTCTCTAGAGAAACTTAGGAGCACCTTGTTTCCAAGGTATTGTTGCAACATCGTGCATGCTGCTGCTCGGCTGACATATAAAGGAAACTGGGATTTGAGATGGGATTCCATGGTTTTGGTAGAATATGTGTAGTCTATTAGGAGTAAGAACTGCGCTGGAAATTAAAGTGAGATCTTGATACGTGATGATCAACATGGATTTTGTACCTTCAAAGATATTGAGTGCGTCTTGTAATATGCCTTATCGTGATTTTCTTTGCCTGTTCCACCTCACCTCGTGTGTTTGGTATTGTGCTCTGAATAGGTCGGCATGCTTTCCCATGGGCTGTGGGTTTGAAATCTTGATGCTGTTAATCTTTCACTAGTATGTAAACCGTCGTGACCGTGCAGAAACATAGGGTTTTTGATCGCTGCCTGTTATGTGGAAAGTGTTTTGCATGTTGCATGGGTCAGTCAGCAGTCAGTACTTAGTATCCTTTTATTGTAGGAATTTAATTTTGAAATTAAAGTAAGATTAGACACTGCATCTGTTTTCACAAGATCTACGACTGGGACTCAGTACCTAACCTGTTCACTATTATTGTAGGAATTTGTTTTGGTTAATGTTGTTCTTTTCTTGTGATTGTAAATATGGTTAATGTTATCGGAtagcttatatatatatatatataaataaggtAAATGGTGTTCTTGTGCCGTGAATAATAATGTATCGCAATGTACTTTTATGTTGCATTCCACAGGCGCCAAGCTTGGTTCAACGCGGACGTAAAGGAGCCTCCATGTCATTCAGCGCGTGTTGGTCGAGTCTGGAAATATTTTTGGGTCGCTCGTTTGCCAGGCGACATACGAGTACAATTGAACCAAAGTTTGGTTCCATGTGGAACCCACCATTTAGAATCGCTTAGGTACCTTATTGCCCGGTGGGTGAGTTTTTACTGTTGGGTCACAAGGTCATCACCATGCGTGCATTTGAGAAATTAAGTTTTTCTTATATGAATCTATATGAAATTAATATCTATAAGAAAATAAAAGCTCgataagatctacaactttttaGTTTATCTATCAGCTTTTCACTTGATCTGAACATTATGGCAACTATATATTTCGATGTCTAAATGCGTTCAAATGGAAGAAGCTCAAATCCGAAGTTTTGTATCTCATGAAAAGCTAAGAATTCTCATATGAGAATCATCTCTATCTAAATCTACACGAAATGTTACAATTTTTTGAATATGTGTTGTGTGTGAAGTGATGGCGTGGGCGACTTTTGTAAATTTCACCCACCCCTTACTAAAGATATTTAAATAATGGACCTCAATTTGCTGATGATATTGGTGGCAATTTCTCAAACAGTCTTGAGAGGCATGCAGCACATTCATGTGCAGATATGTACACACACATGTGGTCGACTAAATGACCGACAAGGATACAATCACACAGGAGGGATTTTTTTTTGCCATAATTTTATGTCGTACTTGATTCCAATCTTTGAATGACAAACATCATTCTCAAAAGAACGAAAATAACAACTAGAAAAAACAACAAATGTAGAGAGGTTTATTATTATCTTTTGTCAAAGTAGAGAGATTTATTTTGTATTGTGCACATGTGCAAGGGCACGTGCGATGATTTTGATATATAGAAGGAAACGAAAAAAAAGATATGTTTGGATGGTATTCTATGAATAGGACATATATAAGACAGAGAGTAGCCACAAGATATTTGGAGCCACCACATTAAGTGGAGGGCATCAAACCATGTGGCACA
The genomic region above belongs to Panicum hallii strain FIL2 chromosome 4, PHallii_v3.1, whole genome shotgun sequence and contains:
- the LOC112889534 gene encoding transmembrane 9 superfamily member 7-like, producing MANPGGGLRPRHLLIFVAATVLCAVSSPAGAFYLPGVAPRDIPKDDELQVKVNKLSSIKTQLPYDYYFLDYCKPEAIKNSAENLGEVLRGDRIENSVYNFKMRRDESCKIVCRKKLSQEAAKNFKEKIDDEYRVNMILDNLPVVVPRQTREGSQTPSFEHGYRVGYKLKDDKYYINNHLSFKVLYHEDQTSPDARIVGFHVIPSSIKHEYGAWDDTNPTAQTCNANIKITPGSHTPQEVAPDAYVVFSYDVTFEASEIIWASRWDVYLLSSDSQIHWFSIVNSLMIVLFLSGMVAMIMMRTLYKDIANYNQLDNQDEAQEETGWKLVHGDVFRPPVHSGLLCVYVGTGVQFFGMTLVTMMFALLGFLSPANRGGLMTAMVLLWVFMGVLAGYTSSRLYKMFKGTEWKKITLKTAFMFPGIIFAVFFFLNALIWGEKSSGAVPFGTMFALFLLWFGISVPLVFVGSFLGFKQPAIEDPVKTNKIPRQIPEQAWYLQPAFAILAGGILPFGAVFIELFFILTSIWLNQFYYIFGFLFIVFIILIVTCAEITIVLCYFQLCSEDYHWWWRAYLTAGSSALYLFAYAIFYFFNKLEITKLVSGILYFGYMLIISYAFFVLTGTIGFYACFWFVRKIYASVKID